Proteins encoded in a region of the Apostichopus japonicus isolate 1M-3 chromosome 19, ASM3797524v1, whole genome shotgun sequence genome:
- the LOC139960388 gene encoding galanin receptor type 1-like: MAQEYYYSSYDNFTSGNDVPGILAAGDYVMIIIFGVIFVIGVIGNVFVITVVRRKLTGFQIATNNLILSLSTADLCFLILNPPIATTAFLRRPWYLGSLLCKLAHFGINVSMLASIYTLIALSFDRYSSLGEPFKLVRFPPKTHRNSKIIVCVIWCISILISSPYLIVFTTSDHGSGPICYDKWHDPMKQKARYLMAMFVVGYFIPLLLISATYIFIWRTAWRTLKHTTQKNSGVKRSRRNVTIIISIVILAFGICWLPHNIFYLWLSISRHHFPYTHGTYVLKLIALSSSYLNSSLNPIIYSLMSKKFREAAKILWQDCFLKPENRRGYTSTPVPKIYRGVRTRNTPHQNSNPKQWVELVPS, from the coding sequence ATGGCGCAAGAGTATTATTATTCAAGTTACGACAACTTTACCAGCGGAAATGACGTACCTGGAATATTAGCAGCCGGTGATTACGTCATGATAATCATTTTCGGAGTCATTTTTGTCATTGGAGTGATTGGCAATGTTTTTGTTATTACTGTTGTACGAAGAAAATTAACTGGATTTCAAATCGCTACGAATAATCTCATATTGAGTCTTAGCACGGCCGACTTGTGTTTTCTTATCTTGAATCCACCCATTGCGACTACGGCATTTCTTCGCCGTCCGTGGTATTTGGGAAGCTTACTTTGTAAACTAGCACATTTTGGAATCAATGTGTCTATGTTAGCAAGTATATACACCTTAATCGCTTTATCGTTCGACCGGTATTCGTCGCTAGGGGAACCATTCAAACTGGTACGTTTCCCACCTAAAACCCACCGAAATTCTAAAATAATCGTCTGTGTGATTTGGTGCATTTCAATTTTAATATCGTCTCCGTATCTCATCGTCTTTACAACAAGTGACCACGGTTCTGGGCCGATCTGCTACGATAAATGGCATGATCCCATGAAACAAAAAGCGCGATATCTGATGGCCATGTTTGTAGTCGGTTATTTCATACCGTTACTTCTGATCTCGGCGACGTACATATTTATATGGAGAACTGCCTGGAGGACTTTGAAACATACCACACAGAAGAACAGTGGAGTGAAAAGATCGCGACGAAATGTCACGATAATTATCAGCATCGTCATTCTAGCCTTCGGTATTTGTTGGTTACCGCACAATATTTTCTACCTTTGGTTATCAATTTCGAGACACCATTTTCCGTACACTCACGGAACGTACGTCCTAAAGTTGATTGCACTCAGCTCTTCATATCTCAATTCTAGTTTAAATCCAATTATTTACAGCCTCATGTCGAAGAAATTTCGCGAAGCAGCTAAAATATTGTGGCAGGATTGCTTTCTAAAACCGGAGAATAGACGTGGTTACACCAGCACACCGGTGCCCAAAATATACCGCGGTGTGCGTACAAGGAACACTCCGCATCAGAACTCGAATCCAAAGCAATGGGTTGAATTAGTACCAAGCTGA